The following are from one region of the Actinomycetota bacterium genome:
- the lspA gene encoding signal peptidase II encodes MHGRQDKGREERVKELVAKNIHACWGSGLFYIVAMSIVVIDQITKAIVRSAVPIGESLPLIPGFVYLTHIANSGAAFGILQNHRVLFFVAAAVVISLIIYFKRTLAKNNRAINLFLGLVMGGAIGNLIDRIAVGAVTDFVDFRFWPVFNVADSAIVVGAVFLGVIVLGLAKEERADTSRP; translated from the coding sequence ATGCATGGAAGACAAGATAAAGGAAGAGAAGAGCGGGTAAAAGAGCTTGTTGCAAAGAATATTCACGCTTGCTGGGGTAGTGGCTTGTTTTATATAGTCGCAATGTCGATAGTCGTAATCGATCAAATTACAAAAGCTATCGTTCGTAGTGCCGTGCCAATCGGCGAATCGCTACCTTTGATTCCCGGTTTCGTCTACTTGACGCATATCGCAAACTCAGGGGCGGCGTTCGGGATTCTCCAAAACCACCGGGTGCTCTTTTTTGTCGCGGCCGCGGTGGTAATCAGTCTTATAATTTATTTCAAGCGAACGCTCGCTAAAAACAATCGCGCCATCAATCTCTTTCTTGGGCTGGTCATGGGCGGCGCTATCGGTAATCTAATCGACAGAATAGCCGTCGGCGCAGTCACGGACTTTGTCGATTTTCGTTTTTGGCCGGTTTTTAACGTCGCGGATTCCGCGATTGTCGTAGGCGCCGTCTTTCTGGGGGTTATCGTTTTGGGTCTGGCCAAAGAAGAGCGAGCCGACACGAGCCGACCCTAG
- the lgt gene encoding prolipoprotein diacylglyceryl transferase produces the protein MLPVLFQIGPITVYTYGVAIALAFLISLFIIIRESKRKGFNPDFAFDIVLFAMVGGIGGARLVYIIDNWHDFGANPAQIFAIWQGGLVFYGGLIGGTLAVLGLVQLKKMPVGKVADIVAPCLAIGSAVGRLGCFANGCCYGQATNFPWAVTFSNPLSAAQPLGVPLHPTQLYEFGYNILILGVLWFSRKKVKSDGLLFWLYITLYGLFRFIVEFFRANPDVILGLSASQLFSAFMLAAGLTVIFLYYLRPANLAARREG, from the coding sequence TTGTTACCGGTACTCTTTCAGATAGGCCCTATTACGGTCTACACTTATGGCGTCGCAATCGCGCTCGCTTTCTTAATAAGTCTCTTCATCATCATACGCGAATCCAAACGCAAGGGTTTCAATCCCGACTTCGCTTTCGACATCGTCTTATTTGCGATGGTCGGCGGAATCGGCGGCGCCAGGTTGGTCTATATTATCGACAACTGGCATGATTTTGGGGCAAACCCGGCTCAAATATTTGCCATTTGGCAGGGAGGCCTTGTCTTTTACGGAGGGCTTATCGGAGGAACCTTAGCCGTTCTCGGCTTGGTCCAGTTGAAAAAGATGCCCGTTGGGAAAGTCGCCGATATCGTAGCGCCATGTCTTGCCATTGGGTCGGCGGTCGGGCGTTTGGGATGTTTTGCGAATGGCTGTTGCTATGGACAGGCGACAAACTTTCCGTGGGCGGTTACCTTTAGTAACCCGTTATCGGCCGCGCAGCCGCTCGGCGTACCGCTTCATCCGACGCAGCTCTACGAGTTCGGCTATAACATTTTGATTCTGGGGGTTTTGTGGTTTAGCCGCAAAAAAGTAAAGAGCGACGGTTTGCTGTTTTGGCTCTACATAACACTTTACGGATTGTTCCGTTTCATCGTCGAATTCTTCAGGGCCAACCCCGATGTCATCCTCGGCTTAAGTGCCTCACAGCTCTTTAGCGCGTTCATGTTGGCGGCAGGGCTTACGGTGATATTCCTCTACTATCTCAGGCCGGCGAATCTCGCGGCCAGGCGGGAAGGCTAG
- the speD gene encoding adenosylmethionine decarboxylase: MNKGNHLIVDIHNQAFDVLVDDKKLLETIVNAANEVGANIINQSRYHFGHNSSPGCTAFVMLDESHVSVHTYADDGKMALDVFTCGATSCERILRSICRQLNIEEKDVVARHVPRF; the protein is encoded by the coding sequence ATGAACAAAGGTAACCATTTGATTGTGGACATCCACAACCAGGCGTTTGACGTTTTGGTTGACGACAAGAAACTTCTGGAGACAATCGTTAACGCGGCGAATGAGGTCGGCGCAAATATTATTAATCAGTCGAGGTATCATTTTGGCCATAATTCTTCGCCCGGATGCACCGCGTTTGTGATGCTCGATGAGAGCCATGTCTCGGTTCACACTTATGCCGATGACGGCAAGATGGCCCTCGATGTGTTTACATGCGGAGCTACCAGCTGCGAGAGGATTCTCCGGTCGATATGCAGGCAGCTCAATATAGAAGAAAAGGACGTCGTGGCGAGGCACGTTCCACGCTTCTAA
- the speB gene encoding agmatinase: MYTLIPFNFLGISERGSFEESKVVVLPFPYDSTTSFRGGTREAPLAIINASRQVELYDDELETEICDKIGIHTFGEIMPNMAGPKYQTEVVKSVFGDVLGAGKFPVMVGGEHSLSLGAVQAVKDYHPDVSVLQLDAHADLREEYEGTHYSHACVMRRIHDEGIKIAQVGVRNTSKEEAKFIKSNDIFSVTARQHRLGYYSIEDIVGALTDTVYITIDMDVFDPSEVPAVGTPEPGGLRWYEVLDILREVTLHKKVVGFDVVELCPMPGNPAPDFLAAKLIYKLIGYCFRGVL; the protein is encoded by the coding sequence ATGTATACATTGATACCCTTTAATTTCTTAGGAATTTCCGAGCGCGGCTCCTTTGAGGAGTCCAAGGTCGTCGTTCTACCGTTTCCTTACGATTCGACGACCTCTTTCAGGGGCGGCACCCGCGAGGCTCCGCTGGCGATAATCAATGCTTCTCGTCAAGTGGAACTCTACGACGACGAGCTTGAGACCGAGATTTGCGACAAAATCGGAATCCATACCTTCGGTGAAATTATGCCGAATATGGCGGGTCCCAAGTATCAGACCGAGGTCGTCAAGAGCGTATTCGGCGACGTGCTTGGCGCGGGTAAATTTCCGGTCATGGTCGGCGGTGAGCACTCGCTCTCGCTCGGAGCCGTACAAGCCGTCAAAGATTATCACCCGGATGTCAGTGTGCTCCAGCTCGACGCCCACGCCGATTTGCGCGAGGAATACGAGGGGACGCATTATTCGCATGCTTGCGTTATGAGGCGCATCCACGACGAGGGGATAAAAATCGCCCAGGTCGGGGTGAGAAACACCAGCAAAGAAGAGGCCAAGTTCATAAAGAGCAATGATATTTTCTCGGTGACCGCGAGACAGCACCGTCTCGGCTATTATTCCATCGAGGACATCGTCGGCGCGTTAACCGATACGGTATACATAACCATCGATATGGATGTCTTCGACCCGTCCGAGGTCCCGGCGGTCGGCACGCCCGAGCCCGGCGGCTTGCGTTGGTATGAGGTCTTGGACATACTCCGCGAAGTAACTCTCCATAAGAAGGTCGTCGGTTTCGATGTCGTCGAACTCTGCCCGATGCCCGGCAACCCGGCCCCCGATTTCCTGGCCGCAAAACTCATCTATAAACTTATCGGGTATTGCTTTAGGGGTGTGCTGTAA
- a CDS encoding PD-(D/E)XK nuclease family protein codes for MKLKKLSYSAISTYQKCPLSYKYLYVDRLPTKPSHYLSFGNSIHSALEFFYRVDKDKPEPYSLEELLGKLDRVWLTEGYESAALEQEYKDKGRMILSRFYSDNLPSFAVPLAIEERFYLDFDGVKLSGVIDRVDRLSNGDIEIIDYKTNAKLPPKTKLHSDLQLPIYHMAAEALYGVAPKKLTLYFLVPNEKVSTRKTKTDITKAQATIHTVAENIRDEKFAPFKNPLCAWCDFIEICPLHANDPVILAKAAKNGKISGNKTAVTATTKTPEREASKSVSATEALKKGATEIEKVVDDYFELVEQIDTGRARLAELQQVIHNYCETNGVTSIKGERGGLGRRARRTVHYNVDKLRALLEPRGLWDNVIDVNSRLLKELLDDPASQDELRKLIGAAKEVEEVSYVLYRKDELAAE; via the coding sequence GTGAAACTCAAAAAACTAAGTTATTCAGCGATTTCAACATATCAGAAATGCCCGCTCTCCTATAAATATCTATACGTCGATAGGCTCCCGACCAAACCCTCGCACTACTTGAGTTTCGGCAACAGCATTCACTCGGCGCTCGAGTTTTTTTACCGGGTAGATAAAGATAAGCCCGAGCCCTACAGCCTCGAAGAATTGCTCGGTAAACTCGACCGGGTGTGGCTGACGGAGGGGTACGAAAGTGCGGCTCTGGAGCAGGAATACAAAGACAAAGGCCGGATGATTCTCTCGCGATTTTACAGCGACAACCTCCCCTCTTTTGCGGTGCCGCTCGCGATTGAAGAGCGATTTTATCTCGACTTCGACGGTGTCAAGCTTAGCGGCGTCATCGACCGCGTCGACCGCCTCTCCAATGGCGACATCGAGATAATCGATTACAAGACAAACGCCAAGCTGCCGCCGAAGACGAAGCTCCATTCCGACCTGCAGCTCCCCATCTATCACATGGCGGCAGAGGCGCTCTACGGGGTGGCCCCCAAGAAACTCACCCTCTATTTTTTAGTGCCGAACGAAAAGGTCAGCACGAGAAAGACGAAGACCGATATTACAAAAGCCCAGGCTACGATACACACGGTTGCCGAAAACATCCGTGACGAAAAATTCGCGCCATTCAAAAACCCGCTCTGCGCATGGTGCGATTTCATCGAGATTTGCCCGCTCCACGCTAACGACCCCGTCATCCTGGCAAAAGCGGCCAAGAACGGCAAGATTTCGGGGAACAAAACCGCTGTGACCGCTACCACCAAAACACCTGAGCGGGAGGCATCGAAAAGTGTGAGCGCGACGGAAGCGCTCAAGAAGGGCGCGACGGAGATCGAAAAGGTCGTCGACGACTATTTCGAGCTGGTCGAGCAGATCGACACCGGTCGCGCGAGACTCGCCGAGCTGCAACAGGTCATTCATAATTACTGCGAAACGAACGGCGTGACGTCGATAAAGGGAGAGCGCGGCGGCCTCGGCCGCCGCGCTCGGCGCACCGTCCACTACAACGTCGATAAACTACGCGCGCTTCTCGAGCCGCGCGGTCTCTGGGATAACGTCATCGACGTCAACAGCCGCCTCCTAAAAGAGCTACTCGACGACCCCGCCTCCCAGGATGAGCTACGCAAACTAATCGGCGCCGCCAAAGAGGTCGAAGAGGTAAGCTATGTTCTATATAGAAAGGATGAGTTGGCCGCGGAATAA
- the pyrR gene encoding bifunctional pyr operon transcriptional regulator/uracil phosphoribosyltransferase PyrR has protein sequence MAFKAKALVLDSDGMCRAITRIAHEILEHNRGAENLALVGIRNRGIFFARRLADKIREIENVELPVGELDVTFYRDDVAVYSSPETYKTEIPFDVNGMAIVLVDDVLFTGRTTRASMDALMDYGRPASIQLAVMIDRGHRELPIRADYVGKNLPTALKERVHVNVVEVDDVDSVIIGEEEEK, from the coding sequence ATGGCATTTAAGGCAAAAGCATTGGTGTTGGATAGCGACGGTATGTGCCGCGCCATCACCCGAATAGCCCATGAGATTTTGGAGCACAACCGCGGCGCGGAGAACCTGGCATTGGTGGGGATCCGCAATCGTGGTATTTTTTTTGCCCGCCGGCTCGCGGATAAAATCAGGGAGATAGAAAACGTCGAGTTGCCGGTCGGCGAACTAGACGTCACCTTCTACCGTGACGACGTCGCGGTCTATTCGAGCCCGGAGACCTACAAGACCGAAATTCCGTTTGACGTAAACGGCATGGCCATCGTCCTCGTCGACGACGTGCTCTTTACCGGGCGAACAACGCGCGCCTCGATGGACGCGCTAATGGATTACGGACGGCCCGCATCGATACAGCTCGCGGTGATGATAGACCGCGGCCATCGCGAATTGCCGATCCGCGCCGATTACGTGGGAAAGAACCTGCCGACCGCCCTCAAGGAGAGGGTGCATGTCAATGTGGTCGAAGTCGACGACGTTGACTCGGTAATCATCGGAGAAGAAGAAGAGAAATAA
- a CDS encoding TraR/DksA C4-type zinc finger protein: MEDRELAGFKERLLKERDRLVDEIAYVESTMEQTQSEWSGENEFESHMADSATSTFARESDLSLSINSRDMLSRVDGALSRIEDGSFGICLVCGRPIEMERLEALPYADLCMEDKIKEEKSG; this comes from the coding sequence ATGGAAGACCGAGAGTTGGCCGGATTCAAGGAGCGGCTTCTGAAGGAAAGAGACCGGCTGGTCGACGAAATCGCGTATGTGGAAAGCACCATGGAGCAGACGCAAAGCGAGTGGAGCGGTGAGAACGAATTCGAAAGTCACATGGCCGATTCGGCGACATCGACATTTGCCAGGGAAAGCGATTTATCGCTCTCTATTAACTCACGAGATATGCTTTCCAGGGTCGATGGGGCTTTATCGCGAATCGAGGACGGCTCCTTCGGGATTTGCTTGGTTTGTGGACGGCCTATCGAAATGGAGAGGCTTGAGGCCTTACCATACGCGGATTTATGCATGGAAGACAAGATAAAGGAAGAGAAGAGCGGGTAA
- a CDS encoding RluA family pseudouridine synthase: MFIEESGVIEFSMVVGSEDAGVRIDAYLTKHKDIPSRSFAQNLIENDRVRVDGEEVGKDYRLRATQTVDVEIPPPTPSEVIPEAIPLSIKFEDGDLIILSKSAGMVVHPAHGHAGGTLVNALLAHATGLSGIGGVVRPGIVHRLDKETSGLMIVAKNDISHQALSNELKRRKIKRTYLTLVHGVFKETEGTVDAPIGRSPKFRQKMSVAGVASRDAVSHYRVLESFGNDYSLVEVELETGRTHQIRVHMKHINHPVVGDPLYGSGRAKRDLGLMRQFLHAYKLELAHPRTEEPLYFEDAIPPELQLILDNLRRAYFNFKQTTC; encoded by the coding sequence ATGTTTATCGAAGAGAGCGGAGTTATTGAGTTCTCCATGGTAGTCGGGAGCGAGGATGCCGGTGTGAGAATCGACGCGTATCTCACGAAACACAAAGATATTCCCTCGCGGAGTTTTGCCCAGAATCTTATCGAAAATGACCGGGTGCGAGTCGATGGCGAAGAGGTGGGCAAGGACTACCGGTTAAGGGCGACACAAACCGTTGACGTGGAGATTCCGCCCCCTACACCTTCCGAGGTCATACCCGAAGCGATACCTCTGTCTATAAAATTTGAAGACGGTGATTTGATAATCCTGTCGAAATCAGCCGGGATGGTCGTTCACCCGGCGCATGGTCATGCCGGTGGGACGCTGGTTAATGCGCTGCTCGCGCACGCCACCGGCCTGTCGGGAATAGGCGGAGTGGTAAGGCCCGGAATCGTACACCGCCTGGACAAAGAGACCTCCGGCCTCATGATAGTCGCCAAAAACGATATTTCTCACCAGGCGTTAAGTAATGAGCTTAAAAGACGCAAAATAAAACGCACCTATCTGACTTTGGTTCACGGCGTCTTCAAAGAGACCGAGGGCACTGTCGACGCGCCGATAGGACGGAGCCCGAAGTTCAGGCAAAAGATGTCCGTAGCCGGTGTGGCGAGCCGCGACGCCGTCAGTCACTATAGGGTCTTAGAGTCTTTCGGTAATGACTACAGCTTGGTCGAAGTAGAACTCGAGACCGGTCGCACGCATCAAATCCGCGTCCATATGAAGCACATCAACCACCCGGTAGTCGGCGACCCGCTCTACGGGTCGGGTCGCGCAAAAAGGGATTTGGGGCTTATGAGGCAGTTTCTCCATGCGTACAAGCTCGAACTGGCGCACCCCAGGACGGAGGAGCCTCTATATTTCGAGGATGCTATCCCGCCCGAGCTACAGCTCATCCTAGACAACCTGCGCCGCGCCTATTTTAATTTTAAGCAGACGACGTGCTAG